The Neoarius graeffei isolate fNeoGra1 chromosome 10, fNeoGra1.pri, whole genome shotgun sequence genome has a segment encoding these proteins:
- the pierce1 gene encoding piercer of microtubule wall 1 protein: MATRRGSEGALHWSFNEFNSGLNMDPECLDAGINIDHQQPDQNTELKTSDVYSVNENLPKRFNNPDCFKGYSKKTVHPLYQTTNQIYGSRKPTVHEMPTTFHGSWHKFSDHILKTGLLRDNGFNTSLDKSRIIGPNTINRLQDRISFHRLYHARVNNQAETNII, from the exons ATGGCAACGAGGAGAGGAAGTGAAGGCGCCCTGCACTGGAGTTTTAATGAGTTTAATTCGGGCTTAAACATGGACCCTGAGTGTTTAGATGCGGGGATAAACATCGACCACCAGCAGCCTGATCAAAACACTGAGCTGAAAACAAGTGACGTTTACAGTGTGAATGAAAATCTGCCAAAACGTTTCAATAATCCTGACTGTTTTAAAGGCTACAG TAAGAAGACGGTCCATCCGCTGTACCAAACAACCAACCAGATATACGGCAGCAGAAAACCTACAGTTCATGAAATGCCA ACAACCTTTCATGGAAGTTGGCACAAGTTTTCAGACCATATCCTGAAAACTGGACTGTTGCGAGATAACGGTTTCAACACATCACTGGACAAGAGTCGAATCATTGGGCCAAATACCATCAACAGGCTCCAGGACAGAATCAGCTTTCATCGTTTATACCACGCTAGAGTAAACAATCAAGCAGAAACTAACATAATTTGA